From one Flavobacteriales bacterium genomic stretch:
- a CDS encoding SDR family oxidoreductase translates to MEQKAPMLREGALKGLVVVITGGGTGLGRSMAEQCLRLGARVAITSRKQASLDKATTEMAPLGEVMAVACDVREADQVDAMRDAVLARWGRVDALVNNAAGNFISPTERLSPKAFRTIIDIVLMGSVNCSLSFGKHWIAKGEKDKSMLNVVTTYAWTGSGYVVPSACAKAGVLALTRSLAAEWGRHGIRTNAVAPGPFPTKGAWSRLLPGELVEQFDMRKKVPLGRLGEHHELADLVTYLLSPYSAYVNGEVVAIDGGEWLKGAGQFNLLEQIEPGMWDAIELLVRGAKGS, encoded by the coding sequence ATGGAACAGAAGGCACCGATGCTGCGCGAGGGCGCGCTTAAGGGCTTGGTGGTGGTGATCACCGGCGGCGGCACCGGCCTGGGCCGGAGCATGGCCGAGCAATGCTTGCGCCTGGGCGCGCGCGTGGCCATCACCAGCCGCAAGCAGGCTTCGCTCGATAAGGCCACCACGGAGATGGCCCCCTTGGGCGAAGTGATGGCCGTGGCCTGCGATGTGCGCGAGGCCGATCAAGTGGACGCCATGCGTGATGCGGTGCTGGCACGCTGGGGGCGGGTCGATGCGCTGGTGAACAATGCGGCCGGGAATTTCATCAGCCCTACGGAAAGGCTCAGCCCGAAGGCCTTCCGCACCATCATCGACATCGTCCTCATGGGCTCGGTGAACTGCTCGCTGAGCTTCGGCAAGCATTGGATCGCGAAAGGAGAGAAGGACAAGAGCATGCTGAACGTGGTCACCACCTACGCCTGGACAGGCTCAGGCTATGTGGTGCCCAGCGCCTGCGCGAAGGCCGGAGTGCTTGCGCTCACGCGGTCGCTCGCGGCAGAGTGGGGGCGCCACGGCATCCGGACCAATGCCGTTGCGCCGGGACCATTCCCCACGAAGGGCGCCTGGAGCCGCCTGTTGCCGGGCGAGCTGGTTGAGCAATTCGATATGCGCAAGAAGGTGCCCTTGGGCCGCTTGGGCGAGCACCACGAGCTGGCGGACCTGGTCACCTACTTGCTATCACCGTACAGCGCATATGTGAATGGCGAGGTGGTTGCCATCGACGGCGGCGAATGGCTGAAGGGCGCAGGGCAGTTCAACCTGCTGGAGCAGATCGAGCCCGGCATGTGGGATGCGATCGAATTGCTCGTGCGCGGCGCCAAAGGGAGC